Sequence from the Xenorhabdus nematophila ATCC 19061 genome:
ATCAGGTACAATAATCTCGCACTGAGCACGCCCATCCCAATAGACTTTCAGTTTTTCACCCTGATTCATCCCGCTCAGGTAAGCATATCCATCGTCACTGACAATCCCGAGCTCACGTTGGGCTGCATTCATGACAGAAGCACCAAAGGGCGGGAATGAACCATCAGGCAGACGAATGGCTGTCAACGCCTTAAGCCCTGACATCACCTGAAATTTACGATAACCGATCGCGCCTTCTGTCAGCGTTGCTTGTTGGACAGAGCGTAACGCCTCTACATCTTCTGGCAAGTTATCTAAGTCAATATTTGCTGTATTACGGTAATAATTATTCACATCAACCAGCACAGCTTTACCGAAATAGTTGGTATGCACTGCCGAACCGAATCCCCGGACAGGAACATTGCTCACCCCTTCAGTGTCTACCATCAAGCGCGTTGCACCAGGCATGTTGATGCGGTGCAGTGCCGCGCCATTTGCTGTGATGGTCATTCCGCCTTGCAAACCCAGTGCGGCAGCCGTGTTGCCACCATCCTGATAACTGGCGCTGGCTGTCAACAAGGCTTTGTCGCCATAGTGAGTGTAATAACCATCGGCTGATGCTCTGCCTCCCATGCTACTTCCCGCTGAAATGCGGTAATTATTGCGATCATCAATACGATCGAAGTAACTCACTGTATGAGCATTGTCCTGACGATTCACCATTCCGCCGTAGCTGAAAGTGCTGCTATCTCCCCACGGGATAGAAAGATTCAGGTACGCACCATCATCTTTTTTATTGTCAAAATTGTTGCGGTAAGCAGATAGACTGACGCTGATATTTTTATAGCGCCCGACATCTACGTATTTAGATAATGAAATGTTATAGCGATCATTTGCCGGCCTATTCCAATAAGTTTGGTGGCTATAATTAAAATGAGTGCTCAGGCCGATATCGGTAAATTGTTTATTGAAAATAATGGTGTATAGCTCTTTTCCGCTATCTGAGGAAACATTGCGATAGCGGCGATCGATATACTGCCCCATATTCATAAAGTTACGTTCAGAGAAGCGATATCCGGCAAAGGTGATTTGGCTATTGTATTCATCAAAACGTTTCGAATAACTAAGACGGTAAGATCCCCCCGTCAGCGTTTTGTTTTCTCCCGGTAATCTTGCCCTTGATTCCGTTACGTCAAATGACAACGCACCAAACATCATTAAGTCACGACCCAGTCCCAATGACAAAGCGTTATAATCCCCCGCTGCCAAAAGGCCGCCATACAATGACCAACCATTGTTGATCCCCCAGGAGAATTCACCCAAACCAAATGCTGGCCCTTCCCGGCGGTGCTTATCATTAGTCGATTGGCCGCCAACCAATTTATATTGCACACGTCCGGGACGTGTCAGGTAAGGAATGGTTGCCGTGTTGACCTGAAATTGCTGTATACCTCCGTCTTGCTCTTCTACCCTGACATCCAGAGTACCGGCTACAGCATCACTCAGATCCTGAATACGGAACGGGCCGGAAGCGACTTGTGTTTCATATAATATTCTTCCCTGCTGGCTCACTGTCACTTTGGCATTAGTTCGTGCTACGCCGGTAACCTCAGGAGCATATCCGCGCAAATTCGGTGGCAACATATTTTCATCTGTCACCAAGCTGACACCGGTGTAACGGAAGCTATCGAAAATGTTGGAATTGAGATAATCCTCTCCCAGAGTCAATTTCGCTTCTAAACGCGGGAGCGCACGATACGCATAGTAACGGCTCCAATCCCATTTCCGCTCTCTTTCACCAACGTTGTCTGATTTATTCTCTTCTTTGGTTTTAAAACGGTTGTATCTTGCTTGCCAGTCAGCACGGAAACGCCACGCACCGGCATTCATACCTGTTGTACCGTTAGCACTTATCTGCTGATTGCTGCTGCCGTGAGAGGGTTTAGAGGTTTGGGCATTAACGTTATAGTCAAACAGCAATCCGGCGATCCCATTATCCCAACGGGAAGGGGGATCCCAGTCCGGTAAATCATATTCCAAATAGATTTTAGGAACGATTAAATACAGTGTGTATGTGGCCAAATCACCCCGGGCAGATACGCCAGGCAGCGTATTGAGATCAAGACATTTGCCGTCATACTGCCAACTCAGTTTTTCCATCCACTCCGGTTTAAGGACAATTTGTTTCACTAATTCGGGAGATATGCAGGCTTCACTGCCCTTTGGATCGTCGGGTGGTGCAATGAAATCGATAGGATACATCTCAGGGAATTCATTTTTATTCACCCGGACTCCCATTATATAGTGACCCGGCATGATATAACCTGCTCGTGCGAATTTATCCAAATCAATATTGGCACGTTCACCGATATCCAGTGCATCGGTATTGAATTCAATTGCGGGTTTAGCATAACCCGTTTGAATAGCCGATAATGCAAACAGCACCAGAACAGAAAGAAGTTTAATTCCGCAGATGAAATGATCTTTTTTTGTCTTATCAGCTATCTTTTTTTTATTAAAGATATTTTTTCTGTTGATATGCTTTTTTTTAATAATAGATAAAAGATCATGATTCATAGAATCTGAAAACAAAGCCATAGCATCCTCTAAACAATGAATCGTTAATAATCCAATTTGCATTTAATCGCTGTTTGATACTGCCAAGCTTGTCAGTGTGCAGGAGGCGTTCTCACCAAATACATGGCATTATTAAAATTCATCGTTTTAAATTGAGGACCATGACCGATACTGAGGTTGCAGATATAGCCACATGTCCTGATTTTATCCGTAATAGTTACGTTCTCTTTTTTTTATGCTTACTGGCTTAACCGTACTGCGGGGAATAGAGGAAATATGTCACCATCGGTATGCCATTAAAATTTATTATTAAATGGCTAAGAATTTTTATTTCACACATGCAGCCAATCAGAGAGCATCGTATATTAAATAAACAAAAGGGTATTTCAATTTACCTCTACAAGCTTCGTGCTGTTAATGGCACTTTCTGCTTATTCAATCACGAGCTATATTGATTTACATCAATAAGACCGAGTTCATTACAGAATATTGTAGTGCCATGCTGCTAACATGAGATTTCCAAGAAACACCCTGAAAATGTTATCAGGAAACGCATAATATAAAGCGCGATAGGTTTCCTGATCTGCAGCTAATAAAATTAGCTGTCGGCCCGTAATATTACAGGTAGTTCAAAGTAAAGTTTGCGATGGCGGTAAATTCACCCGTTTTCACTGAGATATCTTTACCTTCAGTGCCTTTTAGGCCTTTTAGGCGAGCAGAGAAATTCAGATCTTTGCTGCCGTCATGCAGAGTCATCATATCTGATGCTTGTCCCAGAGGAATATGCTTGTTGCCATGATTAGTAATCATGATAGCAGCGCCTTGTGCACCACCATCAAGCGCTAATAAGCCTGGCATAGTGCCTTCAGCTTCTGGTCCGGTGAACATTGTTTTTACGCCTTTCAAAGTATCCAGAACACAATCTTTTAATTCAATTTTGAAGTGTTCAGGTTTTGATTCACCACCATCTTTCAGGACAACGTTATTTATCTGACCCATATTCACTTCAATATTATTGTTCTTGATTGAACAGGCTGCATTAATAATAGAACCGGTGAATTTAACTGTGCCGTCACCTTGAGTCGGTGCTGCATTTGCTGCGCCAGCGGTTAAAGCCACACCAAAACCTAAAACCATCGCCAATTTGTTAAGTTTCATAATTTAACTTATGCCTTTAATTGTAAAATAGATACTAATAGCCGAAAGGAAGCCGAAGCACAGAAATTAATTTCTGACACTTAGGCGAATGATTACTTAGTTTTTTGACACGATTCATAAATTGTCAAAATGAACCAAGCCGCCAATATCATTCAACAGAATATATCTTAAGTCAAATTTCAGCCGATAAAACTAACTATGTGCTTTAACATCATAGGAAATATGAGTTTTTACAAAAAAGTACGTATAATGAGTAGTATATCTTACTAATAATTTTTTATTTTTGGATTATTCCCCTAAGTTATATCGAACAATGTTTAGTAGTTCAGCATCTTAATTGGCGCTGTTTTATTGTGCTATTTTATCTTCTGGAAAATAAAGGGCAATTTATTATATCGACATAACCATAATATTTAGATTTTATTATCGAACTTATAGATTAAGTAAAAATAAAACAAAAATATTTATCTAAAAAAGATAATTATCTGGCTAATTATTATCAACTGCCATCAATATCAAAAAATAGTTTTTATTTTGTTAAATGTATTATTCCTATTCATTTTTTAATCAAAAAAATAATGAAAATAAATACCTATTAAACAAATAGGTGAAACCTATCTTTAACAAAATAGATAAAATTAATATACGATTAATAAATAAAAAGCCCTTTCCGGTATGGGAAAGGGCTAATGATTTTTTAATGAAATGCTAAAACTATTTACGTTTCTTTAATTATCACCCAACAAAATGGACTCAAGCGCAATCTCAATCATGTCATTAAATGTGTGTTGACGCTCTTCAGCCGTTGTTTGCTCGCCGGTACGAATATGATCAGATACAGTACAAATCGCCAATGCTTTCGCACCAAATTCAGCAGCAACACCGTAAATACCTGCGGCTTCCATTTCAACACCCAGAATGCCGTATTTTTCCATTACGTCGAACATTTGGGGATCCGGGGAATAGAACAAATCTACGGAAAAGATATTACCAACACGCGTATTAATATTTTTTGCCTTAGCAGCATCAACAGCATGACGAACCAGATCAAAGTCAGCAATTGCCGCAAAATCGTGATCCTTAAAACGCATACGGTTTACTTTGGAATCAGTACATGCTCCCATACCAATAACAACATCACGAATTTTAACATCTTCACTCACCGCACCGCAGGAGCCGATACGAATGATTTTTTTAACACCAAATTCAGTGATCAGTTCTTTAGCATAAATAGAACAAGATGGGATACCCATACCATGACCCATAACAGAAATGCGGCGGCCTTTGTAAGTACCGGTGAAGCCCAGCATACCGCGAACATTGTTAACCTGACGGGCATCTTCCAAAAAGGTTTCTGCGATGTATTGTGCCCGCAGTGGATCTCCCGGCATTAAAACTACGTCTGCAAAATCGCCCATCTCAGCATTAATATGTGGGGTAGCCATAAGTTTCTTTCCTTATTTTATTACAGGTATACCCGTCGCCTTGTAAGTGGCCGCCTTGTTGGCTACGCAGCACCTCAAAATCCGTTGGGTATATCAATGGGTGAAGATCGGAGGAAGCCAGTTGACTTCCCCAAAAAATTAAAACATCGCTTTGCCGTAATCCATTGGCGATAGATCGAAATATTTCGCCACTGTCTGGCCAATGTCAGCAAATGTTTCACGATGCCCTAATGAACCAGGTTTAACTTTAGGTCCGTAGACCAGCACCGGAATGTGTTCACGTGTGTGATCAGAGCCAGCCCAGGTCGGGTCGCAGCCGTGGTCAGCGGTAAAGATCAGAATGTCATCTTCTTTAACCCGTTTCAGCATTTCCGGCAGACGACGGTCAAAGAGTTCCAATGCTGCCGCATAACCTGCCACATCACGGCGATGACCATAAGAGGAGTCAAAATCAACAAAATTGGTAAATATGATGGTGTTATCCCCTGCCTGCTCCATTTCAATCAATGAAGCATCAAACAGGGCATCAATGCCTGTTGCTTTGACTTTTTTGGTGATACCCACGTTTGCGTAGATATCCGCAATTTTACCAATGGAAACCACTTCACCCTGTTTCTCATCTACCAGCTTTTTCAGGACGGTTGGCGCGGGTGGTTCAACGGCTAAGTCATGACGGTTGCCTGTACGCTGGAAATTACCCGCTTTGTCACCTACAAAGGGACGGGCAATAACGCGGCCAATATTATATTCACCGATATTCAGCTCTTCACGTGCGATTTCGCACAGTTCGTACAAACGATCCAAGCCAAATGTCTCTTCATGGCAGGCAATCTGGAAAACAGAATCCGCGGAAGTATAGAAAATCGGTTTGCCGGTTTTAATATGCTCTTCGCCCAGATTATCCAGAATCACCGTACCGGAAGAGTGACAGTTACCCAGGTATCCCGGAAGATCCGCGCGCTCAACCAGTTTATCCAACAATTCCGGTGGGAAACTGTTTTCTTCGTCATGGAAATAACCCCAGTCAAATAAAACCGGAACACCCGCAATTTCCCAGTGACCTGATGGCGTGTCTTTACCAGAAGAAAGTTCACTCGCATAACCATAAGCACCAATAATATCGGCATCTTTATCCAAACCAACCGGGAAGGTTCCGCAAGACTCTTCTGTCGCTTTGCCTAATCCCAGACGGCTCAGGTTCGGCAGGTGCAATGGCCCTTTACGGCCGGTATCAGCCTCACCACGGGCACAACGTTCTGCAATATGCCCTAACGTGTTAGATCCCGTATCGCCAAACTTCTCAGCATCTGCACTTGCACCGATGCCAAAAGAATCCAATACCATGATGAATGTACGTTTCATAATTTTCTCCTGTGCCAATTCACGCTATCAATGCGGAAACTGCCAGCTATTAAAATCGATTTTCAATGCTTATGTGGTTTATCCACTGATCTGGCGATAAACCAGAGGTGTGGCCGCTTTTGTTATGGTTTCCTCAAAAACCTTTTCTTCAAAAACAAAAGCATTACGCACAGCTTCTGCCGCTTCATACCAGGCATTTTCACTACTGGCGTGAATCACGGCCAGAGGGGTATCTGCGTTCACTTGTGTCCCCAGCGTAACAATATCACTTAGTCCCACACTGTAATTAATGGGATCAGTCGCCTTACGGCGGCCTCCCCCCAATGTAACAACAGACATGCCCAATGCCCGGGTGTCCATTTCTGCAATGATGCCATTCTTTCCAGCCAATACGGGTTTTCTGAAATCCGCAGTCGGCAGGTAGCGAGCGTAATTTTCGACAAAATCTATCGGGCCTTTCTGTGCTGCCACCATACGGCCAAATATTTCTGCCGCTTTTCCGTTATCCAGTACCGCTTGTAACTTACGACGAGCATCATTGCGATCACTTGCCAGCTCACCTGAAACTAACATTTCAACAGACAATGCCATAGTCACTTCAAACAACCGGGGATGACGGTATTCCCCTGTCAGGAATCGGACTGCTTCACGCACTTCCAACGCATTCCCCGCACTGGATGCCAGAACTTGGTTCATATCCGTCAGCAGTGCTGTTGTTTTGCAACCCGCACCATTGGCAACCTTGACGATCGATTCAGCCAGTTGCTCCGATTGTTCGTAAGTCGGCATAAATGCCCCGGAACCGACTTTCACATCCATCACCAGCGCATCCAGTCCTTCGGCCAGTTTCTTACCTAAGATTGACGCAGTAATAAGAGGGATAGAATCTACAGTTGCTGTAATGTCGCGCGTGGCATAAAAACGCTTATCCGCAGGAGCCAATGAATTGGTCTGCCCGATGATGGAAACGCCTGCATCCCGAATTGTGTCACGGAAACGATGTTCGTCAGGAAAAATGTCAAAACCGGGGATGGACTCCAATTTATCCAGTGTTCCACCGGTATGCCCTAAACCACGCCCCGAGATCATCGGCACGTACCCGCCACAAGCAGCCACCATCGGGCCAAGCATCAGAGAAGTGACATCTCCCACTCCCCCCGTTGAGTGTTTATCAACAACCGGGCCGGGTAAGTTCAATGTTTTCCACTCCAAAACCGTACCGGAATCACGCATTGCCAGGGTCAATGCGACACGCTCTTCCATCGTCATGTCATGGAAATAGATAGTCATAGCCAATGCAGCGATCTGTCCTTCGGAAACCGTATTATCACGAACTCCGTTAATAAAGAACCGGATCTCTTCTTCGCTCAGCGGATGACCATCACGTTTTTTGCGAATAATTTCCTGTGCCAGAAACAAAGCTACCTCCCAATCATTATTATCTGAAAAGAACGGCAGTAATGCACACTTTAGCGTGCATTTAATACGTTATTATTGATCTCAATAACCACTGCTCTGCTTTTGCCCCTGATGACCAAGGGTGGTCAGCAAACTGTTTAATAAACTGGAAGCGCCAAAACGGAAATGGCGGGAATCGGCCCATTTGTCTCCCATAATGCGCTCAGCCAACGCTAAATACTGTGCCGCTTCTTCAGCCGTTCGCACGCCACCAGCAGGTTTAAAACCAACGCTGTCACCAACGCCCATATCACGGATCACACTCATCATAATTTCGGCGCTTTCGAGTGTCGCATTAACCGGAACTTTACCGGTTGAGGTTTTAATAAAATCTGCACCTGCTTTAATTGAAATTTCAGATGCCTTACGAATCAGGTTCGCTTCTTTTAATTCGCCTGTTTCAATAATCACTTTTAACCAGACACCTGATCCAGCACAGGCCGTTTTGCAGGCTTTTACTAAATCGAAACCAATCTGTTCATTACCTGCCATCAATGCACGATAAGGGAAAACAACATCCACTTCATCAGCACCATAAGCGATAGCGGCACGAGTTTCGGCGAGTGCAATGTCAATATCATCATTGCCGTGCGGGAAGTTAGTCACAGTCGCAATACGGATATCAGGGGTTCCCTGTTCACGCAATACCTTGCGCGCCACAGGAATAAAACGTGGGTAGATACAGACAGCTGCCGTCTGTCCGGCAGGGCTGTTTGCCTGACGGCAAAGCGTTGTTACTTTCTCATCTGTATCATCATCATTCAGTGTCGTTAAATCCATTAAACTCAGCGCATGCTGAGCAGCAGCGGTTAAATCGGTCATAAAACTCTCCAACGGTATTATTATCGTGACTGAATCAGTTCACATCTTCTTTCTACGATGATTTTGAATAAACAGTCCTCTTTAACAATCAAGGTATTCGTTTGTTGGCGAGCGGACTTGGTTCCTTGAAGATGCTGCTACAGTAATACACGATAGCAACAACAGAGTTCCTTCTCCCCGCACTATTTTGTGCAATCTGTCTACACGTTATCTGGCTTTCTTCGGCTTGCACGACCTCACAGGTATCTGCTTGATCTGTTGAGTCTCAGGAAAAACAAATGCAGGTGAGAAACCTCACCTGCATTCAACGGTATACATATTCCTGAGTGTGACGTTTCCTGTGTTTTACAACGAGAGGAAGAATCCAGCAATAGTTGCACTCATCAAGTTAGAGAGTGAACCTGCCAGTACCGCTTTCAAACCGAAACGGGCAATATCGCCGCGACGATTTGGTGCCATACCACCCAAGCCACCCAGAAGAACAGCAACAGAAGACAAGTTCGCGAAACCACACAGCGCAAAGGAAATGATTGCTTTGGTATGATCGGAAAGCACTTGCAGACCAGCAGCCTGAACAACATTGTCAGGTCTCAGGTATTCGCCAAAGTTCATGAATGCAACGAATTCATTGACAACCACTTTCTGGCCGATGAAAGAACCTGCGATAGTCGCTTCATTCCATGGAATCCCGATCAGATAGGCAACGGGGGCAAAAACCCAACCCAGTACCAGTTCCATGGATAATTGAGGATAATCGAACCAACCACCGATACCGCCTAAAATACCATTCAGTAAGGCAATCAATGCGGTGAATGCCAGCAGCATTGCGCCGACATTCAGGGCCAGCTGCATACCTGATGCTGCACCTGATGCTGCGGCATCAATGACATTTGCAGGGCGATCCTCTGCTGCTACCAGTGACATTGCATCAACAGTATCACGCGTTGCTTCAGTTTCCGGAACCATCAGTTTTGCAAACAACAGGCCACCCGGTGCCGCCATAAATGACGCTGCAATCAGGTATTCCAGCGGAACGCCCATCTGCGCGTA
This genomic interval carries:
- a CDS encoding outer membrane usher protein, whose amino-acid sequence is MQIGLLTIHCLEDAMALFSDSMNHDLLSIIKKKHINRKNIFNKKKIADKTKKDHFICGIKLLSVLVLFALSAIQTGYAKPAIEFNTDALDIGERANIDLDKFARAGYIMPGHYIMGVRVNKNEFPEMYPIDFIAPPDDPKGSEACISPELVKQIVLKPEWMEKLSWQYDGKCLDLNTLPGVSARGDLATYTLYLIVPKIYLEYDLPDWDPPSRWDNGIAGLLFDYNVNAQTSKPSHGSSNQQISANGTTGMNAGAWRFRADWQARYNRFKTKEENKSDNVGERERKWDWSRYYAYRALPRLEAKLTLGEDYLNSNIFDSFRYTGVSLVTDENMLPPNLRGYAPEVTGVARTNAKVTVSQQGRILYETQVASGPFRIQDLSDAVAGTLDVRVEEQDGGIQQFQVNTATIPYLTRPGRVQYKLVGGQSTNDKHRREGPAFGLGEFSWGINNGWSLYGGLLAAGDYNALSLGLGRDLMMFGALSFDVTESRARLPGENKTLTGGSYRLSYSKRFDEYNSQITFAGYRFSERNFMNMGQYIDRRYRNVSSDSGKELYTIIFNKQFTDIGLSTHFNYSHQTYWNRPANDRYNISLSKYVDVGRYKNISVSLSAYRNNFDNKKDDGAYLNLSIPWGDSSTFSYGGMVNRQDNAHTVSYFDRIDDRNNYRISAGSSMGGRASADGYYTHYGDKALLTASASYQDGGNTAAALGLQGGMTITANGAALHRINMPGATRLMVDTEGVSNVPVRGFGSAVHTNYFGKAVLVDVNNYYRNTANIDLDNLPEDVEALRSVQQATLTEGAIGYRKFQVMSGLKALTAIRLPDGSFPPFGASVMNAAQRELGIVSDDGYAYLSGMNQGEKLKVYWDGRAQCEIIVPDNISSESLTEILLPCQFLKGDDK
- a CDS encoding fimbrial protein; amino-acid sequence: MKLNKLAMVLGFGVALTAGAANAAPTQGDGTVKFTGSIINAACSIKNNNIEVNMGQINNVVLKDGGESKPEHFKIELKDCVLDTLKGVKTMFTGPEAEGTMPGLLALDGGAQGAAIMITNHGNKHIPLGQASDMMTLHDGSKDLNFSARLKGLKGTEGKDISVKTGEFTAIANFTLNYL
- the deoD gene encoding purine-nucleoside phosphorylase; protein product: MATPHINAEMGDFADVVLMPGDPLRAQYIAETFLEDARQVNNVRGMLGFTGTYKGRRISVMGHGMGIPSCSIYAKELITEFGVKKIIRIGSCGAVSEDVKIRDVVIGMGACTDSKVNRMRFKDHDFAAIADFDLVRHAVDAAKAKNINTRVGNIFSVDLFYSPDPQMFDVMEKYGILGVEMEAAGIYGVAAEFGAKALAICTVSDHIRTGEQTTAEERQHTFNDMIEIALESILLGDN
- the deoB gene encoding phosphopentomutase produces the protein MKRTFIMVLDSFGIGASADAEKFGDTGSNTLGHIAERCARGEADTGRKGPLHLPNLSRLGLGKATEESCGTFPVGLDKDADIIGAYGYASELSSGKDTPSGHWEIAGVPVLFDWGYFHDEENSFPPELLDKLVERADLPGYLGNCHSSGTVILDNLGEEHIKTGKPIFYTSADSVFQIACHEETFGLDRLYELCEIAREELNIGEYNIGRVIARPFVGDKAGNFQRTGNRHDLAVEPPAPTVLKKLVDEKQGEVVSIGKIADIYANVGITKKVKATGIDALFDASLIEMEQAGDNTIIFTNFVDFDSSYGHRRDVAGYAAALELFDRRLPEMLKRVKEDDILIFTADHGCDPTWAGSDHTREHIPVLVYGPKVKPGSLGHRETFADIGQTVAKYFDLSPMDYGKAMF
- the deoA gene encoding thymidine phosphorylase, whose translation is MFLAQEIIRKKRDGHPLSEEEIRFFINGVRDNTVSEGQIAALAMTIYFHDMTMEERVALTLAMRDSGTVLEWKTLNLPGPVVDKHSTGGVGDVTSLMLGPMVAACGGYVPMISGRGLGHTGGTLDKLESIPGFDIFPDEHRFRDTIRDAGVSIIGQTNSLAPADKRFYATRDITATVDSIPLITASILGKKLAEGLDALVMDVKVGSGAFMPTYEQSEQLAESIVKVANGAGCKTTALLTDMNQVLASSAGNALEVREAVRFLTGEYRHPRLFEVTMALSVEMLVSGELASDRNDARRKLQAVLDNGKAAEIFGRMVAAQKGPIDFVENYARYLPTADFRKPVLAGKNGIIAEMDTRALGMSVVTLGGGRRKATDPINYSVGLSDIVTLGTQVNADTPLAVIHASSENAWYEAAEAVRNAFVFEEKVFEETITKAATPLVYRQISG
- the deoC gene encoding deoxyribose-phosphate aldolase, with protein sequence MTDLTAAAQHALSLMDLTTLNDDDTDEKVTTLCRQANSPAGQTAAVCIYPRFIPVARKVLREQGTPDIRIATVTNFPHGNDDIDIALAETRAAIAYGADEVDVVFPYRALMAGNEQIGFDLVKACKTACAGSGVWLKVIIETGELKEANLIRKASEISIKAGADFIKTSTGKVPVNATLESAEIMMSVIRDMGVGDSVGFKPAGGVRTAEEAAQYLALAERIMGDKWADSRHFRFGASSLLNSLLTTLGHQGQKQSSGY
- a CDS encoding NupC/NupG family nucleoside CNT transporter yields the protein MSLIGMAVLIFIAVLFSSNYRAIKIRTVLGAFLIQVAIGAFVLYVPAGKDILVGMSKGVSNVIGYGQQGIDFIFGGLVSDKMFELFGGGGFVFALRVLPVIVFFSSLIAVLYYMGIMQLVIKILGGGLQKVLGTSRTESLSATANIFVGQTEAPLVVRPYISTMTQSELFAVMCGGLASVAGSVLAGYAQMGVPLEYLIAASFMAAPGGLLFAKLMVPETEATRDTVDAMSLVAAEDRPANVIDAAASGAASGMQLALNVGAMLLAFTALIALLNGILGGIGGWFDYPQLSMELVLGWVFAPVAYLIGIPWNEATIAGSFIGQKVVVNEFVAFMNFGEYLRPDNVVQAAGLQVLSDHTKAIISFALCGFANLSSVAVLLGGLGGMAPNRRGDIARFGLKAVLAGSLSNLMSATIAGFFLSL